A region from the Silene latifolia isolate original U9 population chromosome 7, ASM4854445v1, whole genome shotgun sequence genome encodes:
- the LOC141590239 gene encoding uncharacterized protein LOC141590239 produces MVGWLIKLEALNTREKLYKHRISDSDLCILCEEETESHAHLFTSCQFSKQILSELENWLHLQVHGSRGNYYKMQRKVCYMAWLAYCYVIWTERNNSRVELQVKRPSLVLQHLIQIVRGRIQSLLPSRINSTDAQWLSSIDIKC; encoded by the coding sequence ATGGTAGGCTGGTTGATTAAGCTGGAAGCTTTGAATACTCGTGAGAAATTATACAAGCATAGAATCAGTGATTCTGACCTGTGTATTCTTTGTGAAGAAGAGACTGAATCACATGCTCATTTATTTACTTCATGTCAGTTTAGTAAGCAGATTCTGAGTGAACTAGAGAATTGGCTGCATCTGCAAGTGCACGGTTCTCGTGGGAATTACTACAAGATGCAACGTAAGGTGTGTTATATGGCTTGGCTAGCTTACTGTTATGTAATCTGGACTGAGAGGAACAACAGCAGAGTTGAGTTACAAGTGAAGAGGCCTTCTTTAGTTTTGCAGCATTTGATACAAATTGTTCGTGGAAGAATACAAAGTCTACTGCCGTCTAGGATCAATTCCACTGATGCTCAATGGTTAAGTAGCATAGATATCAAATGTTAA